A region from the Coffea eugenioides isolate CCC68of chromosome 9, Ceug_1.0, whole genome shotgun sequence genome encodes:
- the LOC113782581 gene encoding uncharacterized protein K02A2.6-like encodes MRVDAQIMVLNCPACQHHAPEHHQPTNLMIPITSPWPFEQWGTDIIGPFPRAPGNFAYAVVAVDYFTKWVETELLRSITGSAVQKFFWKSVVCCFGLSRVVISDNGRQFVDNPFKAWCENLGIKQHFTSVGHPQANGQAENFNRTLPMASKLDCIEPERPGWRSSPACCGLTGLPRGQQHRRPRSL; translated from the coding sequence ATGAGGGTAGATGCCCAGATCATGGTCCTTAACTGTCCTGCTTGCCAGCACCACGCCCCTGAGCACCACCAGCCGACCAACCTCATGATCCCCATCACCTCGCCATGGCCGTTCGAACAATGGGGGACTGATATAATCGGCCCATTCCCCAGAGCCCCAGGCAATTTTGCATACGCGGTGGTGGCGGTAGATTACTTCACCAAATGGGTTGAGACCGAGCTTTTGAGAAGTATCACCGGATCGGCAGTTCAAAAATTCTTCTGGAAGAGCGTGGTTTGTTGCTTCGGCCTATCCCGGGTTGTCATCTCGGACAATGGGAGGCAGTTCGTTGATAACCCCTTCAAAGCATGGTGTGAAAACCTTGGGATCAAACAGCATTTCACCTCGGTTGGACACCCCCAGGCCAATGGGCAGGCCGAAAACTTCAACCGCACTCTCCCCATGGCCTCAAAACTAGATTGCATCGAGCCGGAGCGTCCTGGATGGAGGAGCTCCCCAGCGTGCTGTGGTCTTACCGGACTACCCCGAGGTCAGCAACACAGGAGACCCCGTTCTCTCTAA
- the LOC113783699 gene encoding nitrate regulatory gene2 protein-like, which translates to MEMPQSMPSPHRDFGWDFFNPFTSVRPEIINGYNRISEEDLRVVREREGIPELEEEGERFEEESNAVVVEEKLGGRHHEESSRVEVAKAVNDSNVSQVEQKGLTVIDTPVRGRELLEALQDIEDHFIRAYDSGKELSRMLEVNRVQLQSNLEEIKENSTKMIQAITWRSTSSRSSSCKSLVASSSKNCLTWTEFKNDLFDDYGGMDSGSHSLTLGRIYAWEKKLYEEVKAGDNTRKLYERKCNQLRNQDARGVEGATVDKTRAAVKDLYSRILVAIRSAETISQRIEKLRDEELQPQIMELLQGMMRCWKTMLESHEIQNKIMFEVKTFKCPTFGKFCNDSHRLSTLQLGAELRNWRTCFTEYVASQKAYVEALHDWISKFVVPEVEFYSRSRISAPPCRENGPPLLTICRDWLASLDKLPDKDVGSALRSCEKDIRALWVQQGEEQQQKRKVDSLSKELDRKILVFQKAENKFHELKLTDHKLDLESDRGAEYFKERKDLLDNFREKVDMEKENHQNCMQETQRITLNGFQTGFGRVFESMTEFSKFTLKMFNDLSSSSHDAEKFSSASYSEGSQLEDGKR; encoded by the exons ATGGAAATGCCTCAATCAATGCCCTCTCCACATAGAGATTTTGGTTGGGATTTTTTTAACCCTTTTACTAGCGTTAGGCCAGAGATAATAAATGGGTATAATCGGATATCTGAGGAGGATTTGAGGGTTGTTAGGGAGCGAGAAGGAATTCCCGAATTGGAAGAAGAAGGGGAAAGATTTGAGGAAGAAAGTAATGCAGTAGTGGTAGAAGAGAAATTGGGTGGGCGGCATCATGAGGAAAGCAGCAGGGTTGAGGTTGCCAAGGCAGTGAATGATAGTAATGTGAGCCAGGTGGAGCAAAAGGGCTTAACTGTCATTGACACGCCTGTGAGAGGGAGAGAGTTGTTGGAAGCTCTTCAGGATATTGAAGACCATTTTATTAGAGCTTACGATTCTGGCAAGGAATTGTCTAGAATGTTAGAGGTCAATAGGGTCCAGCTGCAATCTAACTTGGAGGAGATAAAAG AGAACTCAACAAAAATGATCCAGGCTATAACTTGGCGATCCACTTCTTCTCGTTCTTCATCATGTAAGAGTCTTGTAGCGTCGAGTTCCAAAAACTGTTTGACATGGACTGAATTCAAGAATGATCtttttgatgattatggagGAATGGATTCTGGAAGCCATTCGCTGACATTGGGAAGGATATATGCTTGGGAGAAGAAGCTCTATGAAGAAGTTAAG GCTGGGGACAACACTAGGAAACTATATgagaggaaatgcaatcaacTAAGAAACCAAGATGCCAGAGGAGTTGAAGGGGCCACTGTAGATAAAACAAGAGCAGCAGTGAAAGATTTGTATAGCAGGATCCTTGTTGCAATTCGAAGTGCTGAAACCATATCCCAAAGAATTGAGAAACTCAGGGACGAGGAGCTCCAGCCCCAAATTATGGAACTGCTTCAAGG CATGATGAGGTGCTGGAAAACCATGTTGGAATCCCATGAAATCCAGAATAAGATCAtgtttgaagtgaaaactttcaAATGTCCTACATTTGGAAAGTTCTGCAATGATTCTCACCGGCTTTCAACTCTGCAGCTTGGTGCTGAGCTTCGGAATTGGCGGACATGCTTTACCGAATATGTTGCATCCCAGAAGGCATACGTTGAAGCACTGCATGACTGGATTTCAAAGTTTGTTGTCCCTGAAGTTGAATTCTATTCGAGAAGCAGAATTTCTGCTCCACCATGTCGAGAAAATGGACCACCTCTTCTCACCATTTGCCGTGATTGGTTAGCTTCCCTGGACAAATTGCCTGACAAGGATGTTGGCTCTGCCTTAAGAAGCTGTGAAAAGGATATTAGAGCTCTGTGGGTTCAGCAGGGAGAGGAACAGCAACAGAAAAGGAAAGTTGATAGCCTGTCTAAAGAACTAGATAGAAAGATTCTTGTATTTCAGAAGGCTGAGAATAAATTTCATGAATTAAAGTTAACAGATCATAAATTGGATCTGGAGAGTGATCGTGGAGCTGAGTACTTTAAAGAGAGGAAGGATTTATTGGACAACTTCAGGGAAAAAGTTGACATGGAAAAGGAAAACCACCAGAACTGCATGCAAGAAACTCAAAGGATAACGTTGAATGGATTTCAGACAGGTTTTGGCAGAGTGTTCGAGTCTATGACCGAGTTTTCCAAGTTTACATTGAAAATGTTTAATGATCTATCAAGCAGCAGTCACGATGCTGAGAAATTCAGCAGCGCGTCGTATTCCGAAGGCTCCCAACTTGAAGATGGCAAAAGGTGA
- the LOC113782652 gene encoding probable protein phosphatase 2C 60: protein MLSGLMNFLRACFRPRTDRYVHSGSDTIGRQDGLLWYKDTGQHVNGEFSMAVVQANNLLEDQSQLESGCLSLLDSGPHGTFVGIYDGHGGPETSRFINEHLFQHLKRFTSEQQSISVEVIRKAFQATEEGFISVVTRNWPMKPQIAAVGSCCLVGIICSGTLYIANLGDSRAVLGRLVKATGEVLPIQLSSEHNASIESVRQELHSLHPDDSHIVVLKHNVWRVKGLIQVSRSIGDVYLKKAEFNREPLYAKFRLREPFRRPILSSEPSISVQQLQSHDQFIIFASDGLWEHLSNQEAVDIVQNHPRNGSARRLVKAALQEAAKKREMRYSDLKKIDRGVRRHFHDDITVVVVFLDSHLVSRASSVKIPNLSVKGGGVNLPLNTLAPCAMPTEVGSA, encoded by the exons ATGTTATCTGGGTTAATGAACTTTTTGAGGGCCTGCTTTCGGCCAAGAACAGATCGATATGTTCATTCAGGTTCAGATACCATTGGTCGTCAAGACGGGCTTTTGTGGTATAAGGATACAGGGCAACATGTTAATGGAGAGTTCTCCATGGCTGTAGTTCAGGCTAATAATTTACTTGAGGATCAGAGCCAACTTGAATCAGGCTGCTTGAGCTTGCTTGATTCAGGACCTCATGGTACCTTCGTGGGGATTTATGACGGGCATGGTGGCCCTGAGACGTCCCGGTTCATCAATGAACACCTTTTTCAGCATCTCAAGA GGTTTACTTCTGAGCAACAGTCTATATCTGTGGAGGTAATACGGAAGGCTTTCCAAGCTACTGAAGAGGGTTTTATCTCTGTTGTCACAAGGAATTGGCCAATGAAGCCACAGATTGCAGCTGTTGGATCCTGCTGTCTGGTTGGAATAATCTGCAGTGGGACCCTTTATATTGCCAACCTTGGTGACTCCCGAGCTGTTTTGGGGAGATTAGTCAAGGCcacaggggaagtgctgcctaTTCAGCTGTCTTCTGAGCATAATGCTAGTATTGAGTCTGTGAGGCAGGAGCTGCATTCTTTGCACCCAGATGACTCACACATAGTTGTTCTAAAGCATAACGTCTGGCGAGTAAAGGGCCTCATCCAG GTTTCGAGATCTATTGGCGATGTTTATCTAAAAAAGGCTGAATTCAACAGGGAGCCATTATATGCAAAGTTCCGACTTCGTGAACCATTTAGAAGACCAATACTGAGCTCAGAACCATCAATCTCAGTGCAACAATTGCAATCACATGACCAATTCATCATATTTGCATCTGATGGTCTCTGGGAACACCTCAGTAACCAGGAGGCTGTTGATATAGTTCAAAATCATCCACGAAAT GGGAGTGCTCGGAGGTTAGTGAAGGCTGCATTACAAGAAGCAGCAAAAAAGAGGGAAATGAGGTACTCAGACCTGAAGAAAATTGACCGCGGAGTCCGTCGGCATTTCCACGATGACATCACGGTGGTGGTTGTGTTTCTTGACTCGCATCTTGTGAGCAGAGCCAGCTCCGTCAAGATTCCTAATCTATCGGTGAAGGGGGGTGGCGTCAATCTCCCACTAAACACTCTGGCTCCTTGTGCCATGCCAACCGAAGTTGGCTCAGCTTGA